The nucleotide sequence TTAAAATTTTAACACCTGCAAAGATAGCACCTTTGACCGTTCCTGACACCTTGGAAACGCCTATTCTATTGCGATACCGCACGGGAATCTCTTCATAAGAATAGTTTTTTTTCAGCGCCTTTAATTGCATCTCTACCGTCCAGCCATAGGTTTCATCTTCCATGTTTAAGGCTACCAACTTGTCATATTTGATCGCTCTAAAAGGACCCAAGTCTGTAAATCTTGAATTGAAGAACAGCTTCATCAATGTGGTGGCGAGCCAGTTTCCAAAAATTTGTGGGAACGTCATCGATCCAGCTTCTCTAAGTTTTTTATTGCGGGCGCCAATGACCAAGTCCACATTGGATTCTATGATAGGCGCTACAAGTTCTGTAAGTTGTTCTGGATAATCGCTGTAGTCACCATCTAAAAATACGATGATGTCTGGCTTGTTTTCCTTTTGGGCCACGTACTCCAGACCCTTGAGACAGGCAAAACCGTAGCCACGTCTGGATTCTTTTAAAACTGTGGCACCAGCTTGAGATGCATTGGCCTCTGTGGCATCAGTAGAATTATTGCTCACGACGATGACTTCATCTACCATTGCAGGAATATCTGCTAGGACAAGACCGATGGAGTCTGCCTCGTTAAAGGCAGGAATGATAACATTGATGATCGTATTGGGACGCGGCAATAGCTGTTTTTTAAAATCACAAATAAGAACACTCCAAATT is from Nonlabens sp. YIK11 and encodes:
- a CDS encoding glycosyltransferase family 2 protein: MPRPNTIINVIIPAFNEADSIGLVLADIPAMVDEVIVVSNNSTDATEANASQAGATVLKESRRGYGFACLKGLEYVAQKENKPDIIVFLDGDYSDYPEQLTELVAPIIESNVDLVIGARNKKLREAGSMTFPQIFGNWLATTLMKLFFNSRFTDLGPFRAIKYDKLVALNMEDETYGWTVEMQLKALKKNYSYEEIPVRYRNRIGVSKVSGTVKGAIFAGVKILTWIFKYGLKK